The Rhodobium gokarnense genomic interval ATCTCTTCAGACTCGCCGATATCGACGCCCATGGAGCCCTGGGCGCGGCCAATGCCGTCGAGGGCAGCGCGGGCGATCAGGTCGCAGTAAAGGTCGATGGCGCGGGCGGCGTCGTCGTTGCCCGGGATCGGGAAGTCGATGCCGGCCGGATCGCAGTTGGTGTCGAGGATGGCGGCGACCGGGATGTTCAGCCGGCGCGCTTCCTGGATGGCAATCGATTCGCGGTTGGTGTCGATCACGAACAGAAGGTTCGGGATGCCGCCCATGTCCTTGATGCCGCCGAGGTTGCGCTCAAGCTTCTCGCGCTCGCGGGACAGGAACAGGCGCTCCTTCTTGGTCAGCGCCTGGGCGGAGCCGCCGTCCAGCATCTCTTCCAGCTTGCGCAGGCGCTGGATCGAGTTGGAAATGGTCTTCCAGTTGGTCAGCATGCCGCCGAGCCAGCGGGCGTTGACGAAGTACTGGGCCGAGCGCCGCGCCGCATCGGCGACCGAATTCTGCGCCTGGCGCTTGGTGCCGACGAACAGCACGCGCCCGCCACCGGAGACGGTGTCGGACACGACCTTCAGCGCCTGGTGCAAGAGCGGCACCGTCTGGGCGAGGTCGATGATGTGGACGTTGTTGCGCAGACCAAAGATGAACGGATCCATCTTCGGGTTCCAGCGGTGACGTTGATGTCCGAAGTGCACGCCTGCTTCCAGGAGCTGGCGCATGGTAAAATCAGGCAGAGCCATGGCTCGCGTCTCTCCGTTTTTCCGGTTCAGCCTCCGCGAGAGCACGGCCTCATGGCCGTCGATACACCGGATGGACCCGTCCCTATGTGGGGACGCGCCCTGCCCTCGCGTGTGGAATGGGCGCCTTATAAGGCGGGATTCCGCCCTTTGCAAGCCGCCAGGGACGGGAATTTTCGCGGGAAAGCGGGCATCCCGGCGACGATTGCAGCAGGCGCTACTGCATTTCCACCTGGATGACGCCGGAAATCGTCTTCAAGGCACCGGCGATCTGGGGCGAGACATTGTAGCTGCCGGGCAGCCGGATCTCGACCTCGCGCATGCCGCCGTCGAGCAAGAGAACGACGCTGACATCGCCGCCGCCACCACGCTTGTCGAGCCGGCGCGACAGGTTTTCGGCGAGCTTGCCGTCGCGCACATAGACGCGCATTTCCTTGTTCGCCTTGACCGCCACGTCGTCGAGGGGGCGGATCGTCTGGACACGGACGCCGACGCTGTCCTCCTCCAGCCGTGTCAGCACCTCAAGGACGACGGACGTTCCCGGCTCCAGCATGTCGCGGTATTCGTTGAGCATGTCGGAGAACAGCATCGTCTCGAACTGGCCGGTCGGGTCGGAGAGCTGGAGGATGCCGATGCGGTTGCCGCTCCGCGAGCGGCGCTCCTGGCGCGAGGTGATGGTGCCGACGAGGCGCCCGCCCGGCGCGCCGCCCTTTGCCGCCTCCACGAATTCGGCCCAGAACTGGATGTTCAGCTTCTTCAGGACCGAGCGGTATTCGTCGAGCGGGTGGGCCGAGAGATAAAAGCCGATGGCGTCGAACTCGCGCTGCAACTGCTCTGCGGGCAGCCAGGCATCGACGGGATCGAGACGGACGG includes:
- a CDS encoding 30S ribosomal protein S2, whose amino-acid sequence is MALPDFTMRQLLEAGVHFGHQRHRWNPKMDPFIFGLRNNVHIIDLAQTVPLLHQALKVVSDTVSGGGRVLFVGTKRQAQNSVADAARRSAQYFVNARWLGGMLTNWKTISNSIQRLRKLEEMLDGGSAQALTKKERLFLSREREKLERNLGGIKDMGGIPNLLFVIDTNRESIAIQEARRLNIPVAAILDTNCDPAGIDFPIPGNDDAARAIDLYCDLIARAALDGIGRAQGSMGVDIGESEEIFTEEPVLAEVTTEAPVAEEAVAEAPAATVEPAAEAPAAEAASEETAEEELVALFEAPEGEPDDLKKINGIGPVIETKLNKLGITTFAQVAALSAEDIARIDEALAFKGRIEREEWVSQAAALAGADA